In Paraflavitalea devenefica, a single window of DNA contains:
- a CDS encoding beta strand repeat-containing protein — MIRLYSLSGVIILLQFFSLSLHAQTTSWKGTVSTSWRESANWTNGVPSSTKDAIVGDANFTGSFQPLISRSATAKSLTLGGTKASTLTLSKALTVSGDITITGNGTISQGGTTISLTGNWTNNGSYSATSGSATVAMAGSAQTIGGAVTTTFRKLTVNAGSTVTLARAVNVTGTNSLLRVKGTLHPGESPTNLVTAGALTVDANAILKVYASTFASNYTVSGTTTLNAGSTVEYAADGNQTVLNTLTYGTLRISGSGIKTPAGNLNTLASSSSTVGNIYVAAGTLDLSTFTANRGTSVTGGTFTVSNGATLKIGGANTFPTNYATRTLTLTSTVEYAGAAQTVAANTYGNLTLSSSAGAATKTFPATPFTIAGNLTATIGSGTSVSFTAAAALTISGNVTLGASTTFNASSFSHIITGNWINNGTFTGSTSTVTFNGAGTQLSGTGVNNFNNISFAASNITAAGSAALSIAGNFSTTGPGIFTHQSGGTIAFSGTAKTISGTGITFDNLSVTGTISTANSLLLTGNLAVSAGSFSQTAGILTMSGSSKTISGGATKSFYGLTITGTVTTAVSFSVASVLDISGSLTATAGTATFTGTSSLNGTANLFDVTLNGTSLRLSTNAVLGIANVYTVMAGTLDVTSTSPNTVNFNGTGAQTVNSGTYHHLTISNGNTKAASGAITTNGHITIAASTTFSGGNFTHTVNGDWVNQGSFTPGIGTLTFAGSLPSAIAGATTFNTLTINKAAAVTVVSLQNNVSAGTINMTSGLLNTGSNTVTITTTRTGNGIILGNIQRTHAFATSTAYAFESPSNTITFSSIGVAVSSVTVSVTKGGIDDFPFGGAINRQYNISIPSGTYTAVLRLHYEDDELNGNAEATMPLWNYTGAAWANAGKTTNSAASNYVELSGLGNITTRWTLSDAPNVTRWTGALSTDWNTAGNWTAVQGSPGAVPTANDIVEIGTAAFTNQPAITTAANAKSILFGSTQAATLSLNAGGSLTTAGNIQGSWSGNATHTINAGAQTITVNGDLTLSDGTAGHAINLAIGTGTVGVTGSITQSGGANIVFSGAGTLSTGNNFNYVSGTFTPGTGTVVYNGSNAQIVAGVSYHNLSINKSSGIASASASIPLSGDLALQGGALKLPVNATIAGNISTSAGTSITSENVTITVGGNWTHSGTFTPGNGTVVLNGAGAQTIDATTFNNLVINKSSGTASLTGNVVINNDLSVNAGTLDIGSFTASRSTAGGTFTIASGATLLMGGATNFPANYGIYSLAATSTVNYNGTADQTVAGITYGNLTFSNGGTNAKLLAGPATINGDLTINSGATFNAGGSYSVGLGGNWVNNGSFVPATSTLLLNGAAKTISGNTTFNRITVYGSYTVNNSDIVYNDLLNVTSTGSYAAGSGNATVNGDLTNSGSLTSTGVTTFTGTTVQTIRFINALVSNSSGVINFNGNVSPVLNSTSSPTYANLNVNNTAGVNPSVNWLVLVSFTIGSGATFNGGTLTHTIKGNFTNNGTVTSTGTLWFDPSTPVTVNFGPSFSSTGTLILDGSAPITFTGTPTTLTHVDIESTAGVTPPTGWNIGGDFIVHSDATFNAGSHSYTVAGDIESNGTLNGGTSTFTMTSAAGQITGSPGTHFYNFTVTGNATANTDFQVDHDFTNNGVFDATVGGLAMTGNIAGTIGGTTNPSTIAHLTINKGYNVPVTLARNITTLTILRLTEGILDAGSFTLTQDATDGGELDIEDSAVLKIGGTNTLPVFDTYSLDTLSTVDYAGTTQSIATNVTYGNLTVSTVGTKTPGAALTMLNDFNLSNGTFTGGSFTHLLGGDWNMTSGTFTNTSTTIQLNGVDSQSIFSTGPFSNLTINKATGPALLAGNVTVNNTLNFTTGKLWLSSNNLTMGTTGAITGATATSYIVAEGAGTLAQPVTNGGSKAFPVGTSLQYIPATVALTAGSVTDNISVRVLDNAYFDGDTGPAATSGAVDATWLINESVAGGSVATITLQWPGILELPGFARGMSRLAHYTGGNWDYGPGDIAATGTDPYTVTRGGFTSFSPFAVSSFLALPVTWLNISGKNNGRDNEIRWSTANETNNEYFAVEVSVNGIDFVEVGRVPGANNSLFEQHYTFVHKNVPYTEAWYRIKQVDINGRYSYSRMVKVTMGEQLRSGLVYITNPVQNRVTALIRAEKAYPANMLIVDAVGRVIHKQSMRLNTGSNVVEISLARYPRGAYFMQYIDEYGNRQVARFVKQ, encoded by the coding sequence ATGATCCGTCTCTACTCCTTATCTGGGGTAATTATCCTCCTGCAGTTTTTTTCGTTATCCCTCCACGCACAAACCACCAGTTGGAAAGGAACTGTCAGTACTTCCTGGCGTGAATCGGCTAACTGGACCAACGGTGTTCCCAGCTCCACCAAGGACGCTATTGTCGGGGATGCCAATTTCACGGGCTCTTTTCAGCCGCTCATATCGAGATCGGCCACTGCCAAATCGCTGACCTTGGGTGGAACAAAAGCGTCTACCTTAACACTAAGTAAGGCCCTAACGGTGTCGGGCGATATTACCATTACCGGCAATGGCACGATTTCCCAGGGCGGTACTACCATTTCACTTACAGGCAACTGGACCAACAATGGCAGTTATTCCGCTACCAGCGGCAGCGCTACAGTTGCCATGGCAGGTAGTGCACAAACAATTGGTGGCGCTGTTACCACTACCTTTCGGAAGCTCACAGTAAATGCGGGCAGTACGGTTACCTTAGCCAGGGCTGTAAATGTAACCGGTACGAACAGTTTACTTCGGGTAAAGGGGACGCTGCATCCTGGCGAAAGTCCTACAAACCTGGTCACGGCCGGGGCTTTAACAGTTGATGCCAATGCTATCCTAAAAGTATACGCGTCTACTTTTGCCAGCAACTATACGGTATCGGGCACCACTACCCTGAATGCCGGCAGCACGGTAGAATATGCAGCCGACGGTAATCAAACGGTACTCAATACACTTACTTATGGTACATTGCGCATCAGCGGAAGCGGTATTAAAACACCGGCCGGTAACCTGAATACGCTGGCCTCATCGTCAAGCACAGTAGGTAATATTTATGTGGCGGCAGGCACGCTGGACCTTAGTACGTTTACTGCCAACCGCGGTACATCAGTAACGGGTGGCACTTTTACAGTCTCGAATGGCGCTACCCTAAAGATCGGGGGCGCCAATACGTTCCCCACCAACTATGCCACCCGCACACTAACCCTTACCAGCACGGTAGAATATGCAGGTGCGGCACAAACAGTAGCAGCTAATACTTACGGGAATCTTACGCTTAGCAGTTCGGCCGGCGCAGCTACCAAGACCTTCCCCGCTACGCCTTTTACCATTGCCGGCAACCTTACAGCCACGATTGGTTCAGGTACTTCGGTGTCCTTCACTGCTGCTGCCGCATTGACCATCAGTGGCAATGTAACACTGGGAGCTTCCACTACTTTTAATGCCAGCAGTTTTTCACATATCATAACCGGTAACTGGATCAATAATGGTACGTTTACCGGCAGTACCAGTACGGTTACTTTTAATGGAGCCGGAACCCAACTCAGTGGCACAGGCGTCAATAATTTTAATAATATTTCTTTTGCCGCTTCTAATATTACGGCGGCCGGTTCTGCCGCGCTTAGTATTGCAGGCAACTTCAGCACAACCGGTCCGGGCATTTTTACCCATCAGAGCGGTGGCACCATTGCCTTCAGCGGTACTGCCAAAACCATTAGCGGTACAGGCATTACTTTCGATAATCTGTCGGTTACCGGTACTATAAGCACCGCCAACTCATTACTATTAACAGGCAACCTGGCGGTTAGTGCCGGTAGTTTTAGTCAAACAGCCGGCATTCTTACTATGAGTGGCTCGTCCAAAACCATCAGTGGTGGCGCCACAAAATCTTTCTACGGCCTCACCATTACAGGTACTGTCACTACGGCCGTCAGCTTTTCTGTTGCATCGGTGCTGGATATAAGCGGCAGCCTGACCGCTACTGCAGGCACGGCCACTTTTACCGGCACTTCTTCCCTCAACGGTACTGCCAACCTGTTTGATGTAACCCTGAACGGCACTTCCCTGCGATTATCCACCAATGCTGTACTGGGTATTGCGAACGTATATACTGTTATGGCGGGTACCCTGGACGTAACCAGCACCTCTCCCAATACGGTGAACTTTAACGGCACCGGAGCACAAACAGTTAATAGCGGCACTTATCACCATCTCACCATCTCCAATGGCAATACAAAAGCTGCCAGTGGCGCCATTACTACTAACGGACATATTACCATTGCTGCCAGCACTACTTTCAGTGGGGGCAATTTCACCCATACGGTGAATGGTGATTGGGTTAACCAGGGTAGCTTTACTCCCGGTATAGGCACCCTCACCTTCGCCGGCAGCCTTCCTTCTGCGATTGCGGGAGCTACTACTTTCAACACACTCACTATTAATAAGGCTGCCGCAGTAACTGTGGTAAGCCTGCAGAACAATGTAAGTGCAGGCACTATTAATATGACGAGTGGCCTTTTAAATACAGGCAGTAATACAGTGACCATTACTACCACCCGCACCGGCAATGGCATTATCCTGGGCAATATCCAGCGTACGCATGCATTTGCTACCAGCACCGCTTATGCTTTTGAGAGCCCTTCCAATACTATTACCTTTTCTTCCATCGGCGTAGCGGTTTCCAGCGTTACGGTATCGGTTACCAAAGGAGGTATTGACGATTTTCCTTTTGGTGGCGCCATCAACCGGCAATACAATATATCTATCCCATCGGGCACGTATACGGCTGTGCTGCGCCTGCATTATGAAGATGATGAACTGAATGGCAATGCAGAAGCCACCATGCCCTTGTGGAATTACACAGGCGCCGCCTGGGCCAATGCTGGCAAAACAACCAACAGCGCGGCCTCCAATTATGTGGAATTAAGCGGCCTTGGCAATATTACTACCCGGTGGACCTTATCAGATGCACCGAATGTGACCCGGTGGACAGGTGCGCTGAGCACCGACTGGAATACGGCCGGCAACTGGACCGCCGTACAGGGTAGTCCGGGCGCAGTGCCTACGGCCAATGATATTGTAGAGATCGGCACAGCCGCCTTTACCAATCAGCCTGCCATTACCACTGCAGCCAATGCAAAAAGTATCCTCTTTGGCAGCACCCAGGCAGCTACACTTTCCCTCAATGCAGGCGGTTCACTTACTACAGCCGGTAATATACAGGGAAGCTGGAGCGGTAATGCCACCCATACGATCAATGCAGGTGCACAAACTATCACAGTAAATGGCGATCTGACTTTGAGTGATGGCACTGCAGGTCATGCAATCAATCTTGCTATTGGTACAGGTACCGTGGGTGTAACGGGGTCCATCACCCAATCGGGTGGGGCCAATATTGTATTTTCGGGAGCAGGCACCTTGTCAACAGGCAATAATTTTAATTATGTGAGTGGCACTTTCACACCAGGTACCGGAACAGTCGTCTATAATGGCTCCAACGCGCAAATTGTAGCCGGCGTAAGCTATCATAATCTTAGCATCAATAAAAGCAGCGGTATTGCTTCTGCCAGTGCCTCTATTCCGCTATCCGGTGATCTTGCCTTACAGGGCGGCGCCCTTAAACTGCCGGTCAATGCTACTATTGCCGGCAATATAAGTACCAGTGCAGGTACCAGTATCACCAGTGAAAATGTTACCATTACAGTAGGCGGTAACTGGACCCATAGCGGCACTTTTACACCCGGCAACGGAACGGTGGTGTTGAATGGCGCCGGTGCGCAGACAATAGATGCCACTACTTTCAATAACCTGGTGATCAATAAAAGCTCCGGTACTGCTTCATTAACCGGTAATGTGGTTATCAATAATGATCTCAGCGTTAATGCCGGCACATTGGACATAGGGAGTTTTACCGCTTCCCGCAGCACTGCCGGTGGTACGTTTACGATCGCATCAGGTGCTACCCTGCTGATGGGCGGCGCTACCAATTTTCCTGCTAATTATGGCATCTACAGCCTGGCTGCCACCAGTACGGTGAATTATAATGGAACTGCGGACCAAACAGTAGCAGGTATTACTTATGGTAATCTTACTTTTAGTAACGGAGGCACCAATGCAAAGCTGCTGGCTGGTCCCGCCACCATCAATGGCGACCTTACCATTAACAGTGGCGCTACTTTTAATGCGGGAGGATCATACAGTGTAGGCTTGGGCGGCAATTGGGTAAACAATGGCAGTTTTGTTCCGGCTACCAGCACCCTGCTACTCAATGGCGCTGCTAAAACCATCAGCGGCAATACCACTTTTAACAGGATCACGGTATATGGCAGTTATACGGTTAACAACAGTGATATTGTTTATAATGATTTACTGAATGTTACCAGCACCGGATCGTACGCAGCCGGTTCGGGCAATGCCACCGTGAATGGAGACCTGACCAACAGTGGCAGCCTTACCAGTACCGGTGTTACTACTTTCACCGGTACTACGGTGCAAACCATCCGCTTCATCAATGCCCTCGTCTCCAACTCGTCCGGCGTGATCAATTTCAATGGCAATGTATCGCCTGTATTGAATTCCACCAGTTCGCCTACTTATGCCAATCTTAATGTCAACAATACAGCCGGTGTAAATCCCAGCGTGAACTGGCTGGTGCTGGTAAGCTTTACTATTGGCAGTGGCGCTACTTTTAACGGTGGCACACTAACCCATACTATCAAAGGCAATTTTACCAACAACGGTACAGTAACCAGCACAGGTACGTTGTGGTTTGATCCTTCAACTCCTGTAACGGTGAATTTTGGTCCGTCCTTTTCCAGCACCGGCACGCTCATTCTCGATGGTTCCGCGCCTATTACTTTCACAGGGACTCCCACTACATTGACTCATGTAGATATTGAAAGCACGGCCGGTGTTACTCCGCCAACAGGCTGGAATATAGGCGGCGATTTTATCGTGCACAGTGATGCTACTTTTAATGCAGGCAGTCACTCCTATACAGTAGCAGGCGATATAGAGAGCAATGGCACCCTGAATGGCGGCACCTCCACCTTCACCATGACTTCAGCAGCAGGCCAGATAACAGGCAGCCCAGGCACCCATTTTTACAATTTCACCGTAACAGGTAATGCCACAGCCAATACCGATTTCCAGGTTGACCATGATTTTACCAATAATGGCGTATTTGATGCTACGGTGGGTGGGTTGGCCATGACAGGCAATATTGCGGGCACCATTGGCGGCACCACCAATCCATCAACGATTGCGCATCTTACCATTAATAAAGGGTACAACGTTCCTGTTACCCTGGCGCGTAATATTACCACCCTTACTATCCTGCGCCTTACGGAAGGTATTCTCGATGCGGGCAGCTTTACGCTCACACAGGATGCAACGGATGGAGGAGAACTGGATATTGAAGACAGCGCTGTACTGAAGATCGGCGGCACCAATACGTTGCCTGTTTTTGATACTTACTCGCTGGATACCCTGAGTACGGTTGATTATGCAGGCACTACGCAAAGCATTGCCACGAATGTTACTTATGGTAATCTCACTGTTTCGACAGTTGGCACCAAAACACCCGGAGCAGCGCTTACTATGTTGAATGATTTCAACCTCAGCAATGGTACTTTCACCGGTGGCAGCTTCACCCACCTGCTGGGCGGCGACTGGAATATGACCAGTGGCACCTTTACCAATACCAGTACTACTATCCAGTTGAATGGTGTTGATTCGCAGTCTATTTTTTCTACCGGACCTTTTAGCAATCTTACTATTAATAAAGCTACCGGACCGGCCTTGCTGGCAGGCAATGTTACAGTTAATAATACGCTCAACTTTACGACTGGTAAGTTATGGCTCTCCAGCAATAACTTAACCATGGGTACCACAGGTGCCATCACCGGCGCTACTGCTACCAGTTATATTGTTGCAGAAGGGGCAGGTACGCTGGCACAACCCGTTACCAATGGTGGCAGCAAGGCTTTCCCGGTGGGAACTTCCCTGCAATATATTCCTGCTACGGTAGCGCTTACTGCCGGTTCGGTTACTGACAATATTTCTGTCCGGGTACTTGACAATGCTTATTTTGATGGCGATACAGGCCCTGCTGCTACCTCCGGCGCCGTAGATGCTACCTGGCTGATCAATGAAAGCGTAGCGGGAGGTTCAGTGGCCACCATTACCCTGCAATGGCCGGGTATACTGGAACTGCCCGGTTTTGCGAGAGGCATGAGTCGCCTGGCACATTATACCGGCGGCAATTGGGATTATGGCCCCGGCGATATTGCAGCAACCGGAACAGATCCTTATACTGTAACACGGGGAGGATTCACCAGCTTCTCTCCTTTTGCCGTGTCTTCCTTTCTGGCGCTTCCCGTTACCTGGTTAAACATCAGTGGCAAGAATAATGGCAGGGATAATGAAATCAGGTGGTCAACCGCCAATGAAACCAATAATGAATATTTTGCAGTAGAAGTATCGGTCAATGGAATAGATTTCGTTGAAGTGGGACGTGTGCCGGGCGCCAACAACTCCCTGTTTGAACAGCACTATACTTTTGTGCACAAAAATGTGCCTTACACAGAAGCCTGGTATAGGATTAAACAAGTGGATATCAACGGACGGTATTCTTATTCAAGAATGGTTAAAGTAACTATGGGCGAACAATTGCGCAGTGGCCTGGTGTATATTACCAATCCCGTGCAAAACAGGGTAACTGCCCTGATACGGGCCGAAAAGGCTTATCCTGCCAATATGCTTATTGTAGATGCTGTGGGAAGAGTGATCCATAAACAATCCATGCGGCTTAATACCGGCAGCAATGTGGTTGAGATCAGTCTGGCCCGGTATCCCCGCGGAGCCTATTTCATGCAGTATATAGATGAATACGGCAACAGGCAGGTGGCCAGGTTTGTAAAACAGTAA